The Streptomyces sp. NBC_00286 nucleotide sequence GCATCGGTCGCGGGCGTAGCCGCACATAGCGAAGCGCCCGACCCAACTGCACCTTGGGACGGGCGCTTCTCCAACCACATACGGATTTCCGTACCTGGTCTCAATCTCCGATAAGAGCGTCAACAAAAGCCTCCGGCTCGAACGGCGCCAAGTCGTCCGCGCCCTCCCCCAGGCCGACGAGCTTGACCGGAACCCCCAGCTCACGCTGCACCGCGATGACGATGCCGCCCTTGGCCGTGCCGTCGAGCTTCGTCAGGACGATGCCGGTGATGTCGACGACCTCGGCGAAGACACGGGCCTGGACAAGGCCGTTCTGACCGGTGGTGGCGTCCAGGACCAGCAGGATCTCGTCGAGCGGCGCCTGCTTCTCGACCACGCGCTTGACCTTGCCGAGCTCGTCCATGAGCCCGGTCTTGGTGTGCAGGCGCCCCGCGGTGTCGATGAGCACGACGTCCGTGCCCATCTCCTTGCCCTCCTTGACCGCGTCGAAGGCCACGGAGGCCGGATCGCCGGCCTCGGGCCCGCGCACGGTGTACGCCCCGACCCGCTCGCCCCAGGTCTGGAGCTGATCGGCGGCGGCGGCACGGAAGGTGTCGGCGGCCCCCAGGACGACGGTGCGGCCATCCGCGACGAGGACGCGGGCGAGCTTGCCGGTGGTGGTGGTCTTTCCGGTGCCGTTGACGCCGACGACCATCACGATGCCGGGCTTGCTGGCCTCGGGCTCCGTCTTCACGGTGCGGTCCATATCGGTGCCGACCAGCTTGAGCAGCTCCTCGCGCAGCAGGCCGCGCAGCTCCTCGGGCGTACGCGTGCCGAGCACCTTCACACGCTCACGCAGCCCCTCGACCAGCTCCTGGGTGGGCTGCACGCCGACATCGGCGGTGAGCAGCGTGTCCTCGATCTCCTCCCAGGTGTCGTCGTCCAGGTGCTCGCGCGAGAGGAGCGTGAGCAGCCCCTTGCCGAGCGCGTTCTGCGAGCGGGAGAGGCGGGCGCGCAGGCGCACCAGGCGCCCCGCGGTCGGCTCCGGGATCTCGATCTCGGGTGCGGCCGG carries:
- the ftsY gene encoding signal recognition particle-docking protein FtsY, whose product is MEIVILLVVIAVVVIGALGGLVVGSRRRKQPPPPPPTTPDITAPPAEPHVGDEAETPREEPRRTIEEVDLPDTSGAVAVEERPAAPEIEIPEPTAGRLVRLRARLSRSQNALGKGLLTLLSREHLDDDTWEEIEDTLLTADVGVQPTQELVEGLRERVKVLGTRTPEELRGLLREELLKLVGTDMDRTVKTEPEASKPGIVMVVGVNGTGKTTTTGKLARVLVADGRTVVLGAADTFRAAAADQLQTWGERVGAYTVRGPEAGDPASVAFDAVKEGKEMGTDVVLIDTAGRLHTKTGLMDELGKVKRVVEKQAPLDEILLVLDATTGQNGLVQARVFAEVVDITGIVLTKLDGTAKGGIVIAVQRELGVPVKLVGLGEGADDLAPFEPEAFVDALIGD